One Harpia harpyja isolate bHarHar1 chromosome 23, bHarHar1 primary haplotype, whole genome shotgun sequence genomic window, AACCACCAGTGGGTTCCCCCCCTTCGTGTTTGGCAGCAGGCGTCCCCACAGCAGGCTGTACCACGGTATCAAGAGAGCACGCAGGCGCCAGGAtgggtctgctgctgcagcagcggtgCACCGGGCACCTGCTGTGTGCACTGACCTTCCTTGAGGCTGCTGGAAACTTGGCCTTGATGCTCTACGCGCTGCTGTGGGAAGCCGGGAACCCGGTCGACCGCCCTGACAAACGCATTGGCTTTTACAACTTCTGCCTGTGGAACGCgacagctggggagctgcagtgcctggagtacAAGCATCTGCAGGTGATGGGCATCAGCCTACCAGGAATGGTGCTAGCCAGGGTTTGTGTGTACGCCTGCCTGGTCTTCAGCATCTTCTACCCCGTTTTTGTTGCACACGtgcagtgcagagaggagagggagggctggaaggcGATCCTCATCATACTCATCATCAAGATGATAATCCTCTCTGGAGGCCTGGGTACGTTTCTTTTCCAAACCTCGCAGTGGATTCACCTCTCTGATTTCACTGGGGGCTTCCTGGCATTGCTTGGGACTCAGGCTCTGCTACTGCTCCAGATTCTCACTGCCACTTATGTACCTCAGCTGGGCCAAGCAACACACACCCGGGTCAAAGCCCTTTTCCTGACGGGGCCCTGCCCGTCGGCATTTGAGGGCGAAGAAGATGCAAGCGCTAttgataacatgctttaaaacagtaatCCCGCTACAGCTTTAGTCACTGGTAGGAATTTGATCCTTAGTCCAAAGGCCCATCTCCAGCCTCTGGCAAACGGCTGCgtgcagtgctcctgcagcaagcaggcagcagacaccAACACCCGCAGCACGGCGTGGAAGCTTTCTGGGAACAGCAGCGTGCAACACGCCCCTCGGCCTGGGGCACAGCATCATAAGCGACAGCATTTCTGGCCCTGACCCAGAGGAGAGCGAAGGGGACGGATCAGAACCAGCACACAGCGGACACAACCCTCTGGCCATATCTAGCCTAAGTAtaagcaggcagagaagcaagcaggctTCCTTTCTTGGCGTTGCCCAAAGagactctgctccttctccacctcccgaACTAACCAGGGACGCCTTCGAAGCAACTTGAGGAGCTGTGGCTTCAcactgccaccacagcagtggcagcCCCAGAGGGGCACTGGAAATACTCTTCAGCAGGAGCACCTGTACTTCACCTGCTGGAATAACACCTGGAGTGACTCTGCTTTAGTTCATTCGGGTGAAGTGGCCCACATCcaaccccaagcagcagcagagcccctgcaggggcagcccaacaacttgctgagcactgaacacagctctgaggaggaggagggtttccacGAGGAAGCAGAGGATTTTGGTGCAGAGCCCCAGGTTTGTCCCCACTGACATTacggggctgagcccagcagtcCAGCAGCCTTTGAGACTCCAGGAGAACGGGTTCTGCGCGAGGGCAGGTCACCGCAAAGCTAGCCCACACCAACGCACGCCCCGTGCAAGCGTGTGCTCGGggagcagcgcaagggctgcCGAAGGCTGGGGTGCAGTGCCCCAGCTGGGCCATCGCAGCCAGCGCACTGGATGGGGTCTCTCCGCCTTAGCGGCGGTGCACAGCACCGCTCCGTGCCACGTCTGTAACCTCGCACAAAGCAgcgcctgcttcccccccccatccccttaacctcgcacaaagcagcgcctgctttccccccatccccttcgGGACACCAGGGGCCgttttctcccctgctgccctcGTGGTGGGGGTGTGGCTGGTGACGCTGCTGTGACTGATTCTGCGTTTCATGAAAGGCTCTCGCACCTGCCCTGGCTTCGTGTGGTTTGTTCATCCCCGCTTCAGACTGGCTCTTGCCACTGAGCCATCCTTATCCCTCCCTAGACCCCCGCGcaccctgccatggggtcagcccCCTCAGAAcggtccctgcccctgccagtcTGCTCCCACCCGTGTCCTCCCCAGCTACGGGAGGCCTGCCCGAGCCTGCGGGCAAATCCAGCGTCAGGCCCaacggggacagcctgccaggCCCCACGGCAGCTGTCACGGAGGGACCGCAAGGACAAGGGAGCCCCAAGGCTGGACCGCGACTATTCGGCTCCGCAGAGCCAGCAAAAGCCTGCCAGGGCCAGCAACTCCCTGCTCCCCTCGAGCCCCGACACCGACCCACCAAAGGGACGCTCACGGGAACCCACACCTCCTCTTTCATCTCTCCGTGCTCCGAGATGCcgagcaaaactgaacacaacctAACCCGGAGCCAAAGCCCGCTGAAGCCAGCACACACCGGGAGAAGCCagtgcccccttcctctcccccatggCTTTCGCGGGCCTCCTACCAGCTCCGCAGGCTACCAacacagcagctccacagcccgcTCCAGGTCCTCCTCCCACCGTCCTGGGTGTCCCCTTGGCTCCTGGGCAGCGGCGGAGCAGGCAACGTCAGCTGAAAAAGATCTCCCTGACGTATTTCAGAGCATCGTCCTCAGAGtcctcccagcctggcctccccgCGGCGCCACCGGCAGGGGACGGGAGAGCCGGGCtgcggccgctgcctcccccgctgCTGGCCGTGCTTCCCGGAGCCTCCTTTGGCGTCGgctggagctcctgctcctcccggcTCCCGGACCGGGccttctcctcaccttcctcGCGCTGCAGGTTCtagccaaagggaaaaacaaccagAGCCGGCTGGGCGCGAATTGCACCCcgaggggcagaaggagcagcccgcccgccccccccaccgcggGACACCCCCGGCCAGGCCccagggagccgccgccgccgccggcagcgctccctgcccgctcccccgagccctccccgctgccaggaccgtgtgcgtgtgtgtgtcccccgcccccgcccccgcccccgccccggggggtcCGCGCTCACCTCCGCCAGGACCGCCAGggccacatccaccagctccgcCTCGGTCATGCAGTACACCGCCGCCCTGCCAACCGCACGGGGAAGACGCTCAGGGCGAACCGGGCCCGGCCTCGCCCGCCCCAGCGGCGCTACCTGggacccgccgcctgccgccgcctgccgccgccgccgctgcccgcccttggcggggggggtccccgccgcgaCCACCCGCTcgtcccccgccgcctccagccaggccggcagcacccgccgcctgccgcccgccgccattgcccgcgccgggcggggcggggcggggcggggcggggccgccccgggagccgccccccTTGGGCCCGCCCCCCGTGGAATCCCCCCTTGGaaccgccccctcctccccggccgccgcgccccctGTGTGACGCCCCGTTGCTAGGCTGCCCCCTGCCGGCGCAGACGGCGTCCTGTGCGGAGCGGGAGCGACCGGAGCTGCCGAGCGGCGGCCGGCGCTCGGGGCTCGGCTCTTCTCGCCCCTGCTTCGCTCGGTTGGGCCTCGGGGAGACCGCCCGGGGCTCGGCAGAGCCCGCCGGGCGCCATCCCCGCGGCGGCATGCAGCGGCTCTTCtcgtgctgcctggggagggtgcggcggccgccgccctccGACGGCGATGCCGGACCCTGCGCCGCCGAGCCCTCCGAGGTCCGGGAGaagccccggggcgggctgcaCGGCGCGGCCGCCGGAGGTGACCTGGCGCGGCTGCAGCGGCACTGGTGGAGGAAGAGATTCCGCATCAACAGGCGGGACGCGGAGAAGCAGtaaggggcgggcggcgcccggaGCAAAAGCCTCCGGCCGGCCACCCCGGCGGAGCCCAGCCCGGTGGCAAGCGCCCTTGTATcgatgggaagcaggagagaagggtgcCTGGGTAAACTGTGGAGTAAAAACCCCTTTAGGAGTAAAGCACGTCTGAGGATTGCTCTAGCAAAACAAGATGCTCGTTCCTTCCCTCCCGGCTTCTGGCACAGCATCCCTGTTGTGCTAATGCACCACTTTGCATAGCAGCCTTGGTCTGGAGCAcgtttctagtattttcttttcttgtttggggggttttttttggttttagttctgctTATGCAGCAAACCTGAAAGTGGTCTCTCTCCAGAGCCCCACCTGACCCTCAGCCAAGGTTGTTAGAAGATAACACCTCTACAATGTATTAGCGCCTGCAGTGCTTGCCATGCAACCACAATCTTTGTTGGCCTCTTGATATCCCAACTAGGAGCTCTCTAAACTCTCCGGTCCTCTGGCTGACCATGGGAATTTCTTAAGCCCTTCAAAGTCAGGACTGGGTTTGAGGAGACGTTACCCCAGCTTCACGGGAAGAGTAGCTGCAGCATTAGTGTAGCATCCCACTGAGGTAGAAGCCTTGTAGTGAGATGTCAGTCTGCCAAGGGTTGTCTTAATCTCAATGGCCCTCAAAATGGAGAGGGGGTTTGTCGGATGAGACTGTAACCAGTGGGGCTGAGATACTCCATAGACAAGAATAAGCACCTGCAGCACGAACATGCCTGTAGTGAGTATTTCAGCCTCCAGTAGTCGTGCAGCAAGGTGTCGCTGGGTGTGGGTGTTACCCTTTACCAGCTGGCTATGAATATGGCTCGGATGGCTCATGAATGGCTGTTGCTCTTCCAGTAGAGAGTGTATGCAAGCGGGggggtatttttaacaaatgcatttccttcctttctgtatatAGTATTCAGAAGCAACTGGAGCAAAACACCGGCTGTGAAATGAGGGGAGAATGttctgcaggaggcacagaagGCCCAGCAGTGCTTGACAGCTCTTGCTCTGGGAAGACTGCTGACTCTCCCTTGGGCACCCCTACACTGACCGGAGCAGGTAGGATCCTTCACCGTGGAGGAGGTGATGAAGACAAATCACTGGCCTGTAGAAGAATGATAACCTCTTGATTGGATGCAGGGcttgagggatggggaaaggcagagtgaaataagcactcacagcagagtCTCACATCTtacctcctttgtaggtgtcttgccagcagcaggaggacaagaagaggaagattacGACTcctcttttgattctgaggtacattcatagaatcatagagtcagtgtcaaatggttgcccctagggcctacactctaggcgcttagctgcttctgcctaggtcctctctgccttgggcaggtgtacgtCGGCCCCTTTGAAATCcgtgctcaacagagatgcctaacacgccggtggtgtttgcctttccgttctttccatcatctgataccacgttacgggtgttggctgaagcgggagctttgtgcgtggaaacgggttgagaaggagtctgtgccagttctcacgcacgtcttttcaattacgcagtcggattgtgaagctccaactaaagcgtcggccgacgagctgcctcctgctgcagatggaaagggagcgtgcgcgcagcccgttgcagaggagagcggcaacggtaatttccagacgcactaaatggttacctttgtaagcttctctgcggtgaagcacatggggaaaagcagagtgaaataagcactcacagcagcgtctcgcttcttgcctcctttgtaggtgtcttcccagcagcaggagcacagcagcaagatgatgactccccttttgattctgaggtagattcatagattcgtttaggttggaaaagacccttaaaagtccaaccgtaaacccaacactgccaagcccacccctaaaccgtgtaccccagcgccacatctacacctctgctaaatacccccagggatggtgacaggtagattcacagaatcatagagtcagtgtcaaatggttgcccatagggcctacactctagacgcttagctgcttctgcctaggtcctctctgccttgggcaggtgtacatcggccccttttgaaagccctgctcaacagagatgcctaacacgccggtggtgtttgccctttccgttctttccatcatctgatgccacgttacgggtgttggctgaagcgggagctttgtgcgtggaaacaaGTTGAgaaggagtctgtgccagttctcacgcacgtcttttcaattacgcagtcggattgtgaagctccaactaaagcgtcggccgacgagctgcctcctgctgcagatggaaagggagcgtgcgcgcagcccgttgcagaggagagtgGCAACGGTAATTtgctgacgcactaaatggttacctttgtaagcttctctgcagtgaagcacgtggggaaaagcagagtgaaataagcactcacagcagcgtctcgcttcttgcctcctttgtaggtgtcttcccagcagcaggagcacacgagcaagatgatgactccccttttgattctgaggtagattcatagagtcgtttaggttggaaaagacccttaggatcatcgagtccaaccgtaaacccaacactgccaaacccacccctaaaccgtgtccctgaacgccacatctacacctctgctaaatacccccagggatggtgacaggtagattcatagaatcatagagtcaatgtcaaatggttgcccatagggcctacactctaggcgcttagctgcttctgcctaggtcctctctgccttgggcaggtgtacatcggccccttttgaaagccctgctcaacagagatgcctaacacgccggtggtgtttgccctttccgttctttccatcatctgataccacgttacgcgTGTTgcctgaagcgggagctttgtgcgtggaaacgggttgaggaggagtctgtgccagttctcacacatgtct contains:
- the LOC128135658 gene encoding cell cycle regulator of non-homologous end joining-like; this encodes MAAGGRRRVLPAWLEAAGDERVVAAGTPPAKGGQRRRRQAAAGGGAAVYCMTEAELVDVALAVLAENLQREEGEEKARSGSREEQELQPTPKEAPGSTASSGGGSGRSPALPSPAGGAAGRPGWEDSEDDALKYVREIFFS